The sequence below is a genomic window from Brevibacillus laterosporus.
CGGTGATAAAGCCAAAGGATAGGCAGACTTTATCGTCACAATCAGCTTCAAACATTTCAATGCCAAAATCATGCACCTTAAGAATGTTCTGACCATGATCGGTATCGACCGTGATTATTTGTTCTTCTTTGGTAAGCTCAATGGTCTTGTATAATTGGTTATTAACGGTAATTTTTGCTACTTTATGGACATTGTGCAAATTTTCACTTGAACCTGTGTTATAGTAACGCGGCACAAGAAAAACGAGAGCCACGACGAGCACAATGCCAATTAAAATAAGATCTGCTCGTTTCATGTTTTTTTCTCCTGTTATAATTTTTTTTGATTTACAAATAATGCAATGCCAATACGTATTATACACGATCTAAAATATGTAGGTGTGACACTCTTCCTTTCCAAAAGGATTTTCTAATGGTATAATGCGCCACGTTCACTTTTGTCCGTAAGTCTAAGCTTACAAGGGTGGTTCTTTGGATAAGAGTGGGTAAAACTCCCGTTGCGACCTTATTTTTGGCACAAGACGGGAAAACAGCGGAGGTCTGGCATCATGAAACACAAATTTTCGCTTCTGTTTTTTTTAATACTCAGCCTCATTTTAAATGGTTGTGCCTCAAAACCCTATGAAGAAAGTGTGAACACTGCGATCCAACCACATTCTGAAAGTTATTTCATCTATGACACGATTGTGACTGT
It includes:
- a CDS encoding NusG domain II-containing protein; translation: MKRADLILIGIVLVVALVFLVPRYYNTGSSENLHNVHKVAKITVNNQLYKTIELTKEEQIITVDTDHGQNILKVHDFGIEMFEADCDDKVCLSFGFITEPSQTIVCLPHRVLVEIISDEGADIDGLAQ